From a region of the Fischerella sp. JS2 genome:
- the cynS gene encoding cyanase yields MSIPEITQKLLAAKKDKGLSFTDLEKILGRDEVWIAAVIYRQASASEEEAKQLVEALGLDESYVKELTQCPVKGLGPVVPTDPLIYRFYEIMQVYGMPMKAVIHEKFGDGIMSAIDFTLDIEKEEDPKGDRVKVIMSGKFLPYKKW; encoded by the coding sequence GTGTCTATTCCCGAAATAACTCAAAAACTGTTGGCGGCGAAAAAAGACAAGGGACTAAGCTTTACAGATTTAGAAAAGATTTTGGGACGTGATGAAGTCTGGATTGCGGCTGTAATCTATCGTCAAGCTAGTGCTTCCGAGGAAGAGGCAAAACAATTAGTTGAAGCATTAGGACTTGATGAAAGTTATGTGAAAGAATTAACACAATGTCCTGTAAAAGGATTAGGCCCTGTTGTACCAACAGATCCTCTGATTTACCGTTTCTACGAAATTATGCAGGTGTATGGAATGCCAATGAAAGCGGTGATTCACGAAAAGTTTGGCGATGGAATCATGAGCGCAATTGATTTTACTTTGGATATTGAAAAAGAAGAAGACCCCAAAGGCGATCGCGTCAAAGTAATTATGTCTGGGAAATTTCTTCCCTATAAAAAGTGGTAG
- the psaA gene encoding photosystem I core protein PsaA gives MTISPPEREEKKARVIVDNDPVPTSFERWAKPGHFDRTLAKGPKTTTWIWNLHALAHDFDTHTSDLEDISRKIFAAHFGHLAVVTLWLSGMIFHGARFSNYEAWLSDPLNVRPSAQVVWPIVGQDILNGDVGGGFHGIQITSGLFQVWRGWGITNSFQLYCTAIGGLVLAGLLLFAGWFHYHKRAPKLEWFQNAESMLNHHLQVLLGCGSLGWAGHIIHVSAPTNKLLDAGVAVKDIPLPHEFILNSANLIDLYPSFAKGLAPFFTLNWGVYSDFLTFKGGLNPVTGGLWMTDIAHHHLAIAVLFIIAGHQYRTNWGIGHSIKEILENHKGPFTGDGHKGLYENMTTSWHAQLGTNLAMLGSLTIIVAHHMYAMPPYPYLATDYATQLCIFTHHMWIGGFLIVGGAAHAAIFMVRDYDPVVNQNNVLDRVIRHRDAIISHLNWVCIFLGFHSFGLYVHNDTMRALGRPQDMFSDTAIQLQPVFAQWVQNLHTLAPGATAPNALEPVSYAFGGGILAVGGKVAMMPIALGTADFMIHHIHAFQIHVTTLILLKGFLFARSSRLIPDKANLGFRFPCDGPGRGGTCQVSGWDHVFLGLFWMYNTISIAIFHFSWKMQSDVWGTVDAAGNVSHVTGGNFAQSAITINGWLRDFLWAQATQVINSYGSALSAYGLMFLGAHFVWAFSLMFLFSGRGYWQELIESIVWAHNKLKVAPSIQPRALSIIQGRAVGVAHYLLGGIATTWAFFHAHILSIG, from the coding sequence ATGACAATAAGTCCTCCGGAGCGAGAGGAAAAAAAGGCAAGAGTGATCGTCGATAACGACCCGGTTCCCACTTCATTTGAGCGGTGGGCTAAGCCAGGACACTTCGACAGAACTCTAGCCAAAGGCCCCAAAACCACCACGTGGATTTGGAACCTGCACGCACTCGCCCACGATTTTGATACACATACAAGCGATTTAGAAGACATTTCCCGCAAGATATTTGCAGCACACTTCGGTCACTTAGCCGTAGTGACTCTGTGGCTGAGCGGGATGATTTTCCACGGCGCTCGTTTTTCCAATTACGAAGCTTGGTTAAGCGACCCTCTCAACGTTAGACCTAGTGCTCAAGTCGTTTGGCCAATCGTTGGTCAAGATATTTTGAATGGGGATGTCGGTGGCGGCTTCCACGGTATTCAAATTACTTCTGGCTTGTTCCAAGTTTGGCGTGGTTGGGGTATTACCAATTCGTTCCAACTTTATTGCACTGCGATCGGTGGTCTAGTATTAGCAGGCTTGCTCTTGTTTGCTGGCTGGTTCCACTACCATAAGCGCGCTCCCAAGTTGGAATGGTTCCAGAACGCTGAGTCCATGCTGAATCACCACTTGCAAGTGCTGCTAGGTTGTGGTTCCTTGGGCTGGGCTGGTCACATCATCCACGTATCCGCGCCAACTAACAAGCTCTTGGATGCAGGAGTCGCTGTCAAGGATATCCCCTTGCCCCACGAGTTCATCTTGAACTCAGCGAATTTAATCGATCTGTATCCCAGCTTTGCCAAGGGTCTAGCACCATTTTTCACCCTGAACTGGGGTGTATATTCAGACTTCCTCACCTTCAAGGGAGGTCTTAACCCAGTTACAGGCGGCTTGTGGATGACAGACATTGCTCATCACCACTTGGCGATCGCGGTATTGTTTATCATTGCTGGTCACCAATACCGTACCAACTGGGGTATCGGTCACAGCATCAAAGAGATCCTCGAAAACCACAAAGGTCCCTTCACTGGTGATGGTCACAAGGGTCTCTATGAAAATATGACCACATCCTGGCACGCGCAGTTAGGCACTAACCTTGCCATGCTGGGTTCATTGACCATTATCGTGGCACACCACATGTACGCGATGCCTCCGTATCCGTACTTGGCAACAGACTACGCCACCCAACTGTGTATTTTCACTCATCACATGTGGATTGGCGGCTTCTTAATTGTTGGTGGTGCAGCCCACGCTGCCATCTTTATGGTGCGCGATTACGACCCAGTAGTGAACCAAAACAACGTTTTGGATCGCGTAATTCGCCACCGAGATGCAATCATCTCTCACCTGAACTGGGTATGTATATTCCTTGGCTTCCATAGCTTTGGACTATACGTTCACAACGATACAATGCGTGCCTTGGGCCGTCCCCAAGACATGTTCTCTGACACAGCAATTCAGTTGCAGCCAGTATTTGCTCAGTGGGTACAAAACCTCCACACCCTAGCTCCTGGTGCAACCGCACCTAATGCACTTGAACCTGTCAGTTATGCCTTCGGCGGTGGTATCCTCGCTGTAGGTGGCAAAGTGGCAATGATGCCGATCGCGTTGGGTACGGCGGACTTCATGATCCACCATATTCACGCATTCCAAATTCATGTCACCACGCTCATTCTTTTAAAAGGATTCCTGTTTGCTCGTAGTTCTCGTCTGATTCCAGACAAAGCAAACCTGGGCTTCCGCTTCCCCTGCGATGGTCCTGGTCGTGGCGGCACCTGCCAAGTATCTGGTTGGGACCATGTATTCCTCGGACTGTTCTGGATGTACAACACCATTTCGATCGCTATTTTCCACTTCAGCTGGAAAATGCAATCTGACGTCTGGGGAACAGTAGACGCAGCTGGTAACGTGTCTCATGTCACTGGTGGTAACTTTGCCCAGAGTGCCATCACCATTAATGGCTGGTTGCGTGATTTCTTATGGGCACAAGCTACACAAGTCATCAATTCCTATGGCAGCGCACTGTCAGCTTATGGATTGATGTTCTTGGGCGCACACTTCGTTTGGGCATTCAGCTTAATGTTCCTGTTCAGTGGTCGTGGTTACTGGCAAGAACTGATTGAGTCCATTGTTTGGGCGCATAATAAACTGAAAGTAGCACCCTCAATTCAGCCCCGCGCTCTGAGTATTATTCAAGGTCGGGCTGTAGGTGTAGCTCACTACCTATTAGGAGGAATTGCCACAACCTGGGCATTCTTCCACGCACACATCCTTTCAATAGGCTAG
- the psaB gene encoding photosystem I core protein PsaB, protein MATKFPKFSQDLAQDPTTRRIWYAMAMGNDFESHDGMTEENLYQKIFATHFGHLAIIFLWASSLLFHVAWQGNFEQWIKDPLHIRPIAHAIWDPHFGKPAIEAFTQGGASNPVNITYSGIYHWWYTIGMRTNGDLYMGSIFLLVLASLFLFAGWLHLQPKFRPSLAWFKMAESRLNHHLAGLFGVSSLAWTGHLVHVAIPESRGQHVGWDNFLSTLPHPAGLQPFFTGNWGVYAENPDTASHVFGTSQGAGTAILTFLGGFHPQTESLWLTDMAHHHLAIAVLFIVAGHMYRTNFGIGHSIKEMMDAKTFFGKPVEGPFNMPHQGIYETYNNSLHFQLGWHLACLGVITSLVAQHMYSLPPYAFIAKDYTTQAALYTHHQYIAIFLMLGAFAHGAIFWVRDYDPEQNKGNVLERVLKHKEAIISHLSWVSLFLGFHTLGLYVHNDVVVAFGTPEKQILIEPVFAQFIQASHGKVLYGLNVLLSNPDSVAYTAYPNYGNVWLSGWLDAINSGTNSLFLTIGPGDFLVHHAFALAIHTTTLVLVKGALDARGSKLMPDKKDFGYAFPCDGPGRGGTCDISGWDSFYLATFWALNTVGWVTFYWHWKHLGIWQGNVAQFNESSTYLMGWFRDYLWANSAQLINGYNPYGMNNLSVWAWMFLFGHLVWATGFMFLISWRGYWQELIETLVWAHERTPIANLVRWKDKPVALSIVQARLVGLTHFAVGYVLTYAAFLIASTAGKFG, encoded by the coding sequence ATGGCAACAAAATTTCCAAAATTTAGCCAGGATCTCGCACAAGACCCGACTACACGTCGGATCTGGTATGCGATGGCTATGGGAAATGATTTTGAAAGCCATGATGGCATGACTGAAGAAAATCTTTACCAAAAGATTTTCGCTACTCACTTCGGTCACCTGGCAATCATTTTCCTGTGGGCTTCCAGCCTTCTCTTCCATGTAGCCTGGCAAGGTAACTTTGAACAGTGGATTAAAGATCCCCTTCATATCCGTCCTATTGCTCACGCGATTTGGGACCCTCACTTTGGTAAACCCGCAATAGAAGCTTTTACTCAAGGTGGTGCTAGCAACCCAGTCAACATTACATACTCTGGTATCTACCATTGGTGGTACACCATCGGTATGCGGACAAATGGCGACCTCTATATGGGTTCCATCTTCCTCCTAGTGTTGGCATCCTTGTTCCTGTTTGCAGGTTGGCTGCACTTACAACCCAAGTTCCGTCCTAGCCTGGCTTGGTTCAAGATGGCTGAGTCTCGTCTTAACCACCATTTGGCAGGTCTGTTTGGTGTAAGTTCATTGGCTTGGACTGGTCACTTGGTTCACGTTGCAATCCCAGAATCTCGCGGACAGCACGTAGGCTGGGATAACTTCCTCAGCACCTTACCCCACCCGGCTGGCTTACAGCCCTTCTTCACTGGTAACTGGGGTGTTTATGCAGAAAACCCAGACACTGCTAGCCACGTGTTTGGTACTTCCCAAGGTGCTGGTACTGCGATTCTCACCTTCTTGGGTGGTTTCCATCCCCAGACTGAATCGCTGTGGTTGACTGATATGGCTCACCACCACTTAGCGATCGCAGTTCTGTTTATCGTTGCTGGTCACATGTACCGCACCAACTTTGGCATCGGTCACAGCATCAAAGAAATGATGGATGCCAAAACCTTCTTCGGTAAGCCCGTTGAAGGCCCCTTCAACATGCCTCACCAAGGCATTTATGAAACCTACAACAACTCTTTGCACTTCCAGTTGGGTTGGCACCTAGCTTGCTTGGGTGTAATCACCTCCTTGGTAGCGCAGCACATGTACTCTCTGCCTCCTTACGCATTTATTGCTAAGGACTACACAACTCAGGCAGCGCTGTACACTCACCACCAGTACATTGCTATATTCTTGATGCTCGGTGCTTTCGCTCACGGTGCCATCTTCTGGGTACGTGACTACGATCCCGAACAAAACAAGGGCAACGTACTTGAGCGCGTGCTGAAGCACAAAGAAGCGATCATCTCTCACCTCAGCTGGGTATCCCTCTTCTTGGGCTTCCACACCTTGGGTTTGTATGTTCACAACGACGTAGTAGTTGCTTTTGGCACACCAGAAAAGCAAATTTTGATTGAGCCTGTGTTTGCTCAATTTATCCAAGCTTCTCACGGTAAAGTGCTGTACGGACTCAACGTTCTGTTGTCCAACCCAGATAGCGTTGCTTACACAGCTTATCCCAACTACGGCAACGTTTGGTTGTCTGGTTGGTTGGATGCTATCAACTCTGGTACTAACTCCCTCTTCTTAACTATTGGCCCTGGTGACTTCCTAGTACACCATGCCTTCGCGCTAGCTATCCACACCACCACCTTGGTATTAGTTAAAGGTGCTTTGGATGCTCGTGGTTCTAAGCTGATGCCCGATAAAAAGGACTTCGGCTATGCCTTCCCTTGTGACGGTCCTGGTCGTGGCGGTACTTGCGATATCTCCGGTTGGGACTCCTTCTACCTCGCTACCTTCTGGGCATTGAACACAGTAGGTTGGGTAACTTTCTACTGGCACTGGAAGCATCTAGGTATTTGGCAAGGTAACGTTGCTCAGTTCAACGAATCTTCTACTTACTTAATGGGCTGGTTCCGTGATTATCTGTGGGCTAACTCCGCTCAGTTGATCAATGGTTACAACCCCTACGGCATGAACAACCTGTCTGTTTGGGCTTGGATGTTCCTCTTCGGACACCTAGTTTGGGCAACCGGCTTCATGTTCCTTATCTCCTGGAGAGGTTACTGGCAAGAGTTGATCGAAACTCTTGTTTGGGCCCACGAACGTACTCCAATTGCGAACCTGGTTCGCTGGAAAGACAAGCCCGTTGCTTTGTCTATCGTTCAAGCTCGTTTGGTTGGTTTAACTCACTTCGCTGTGGGCTACGTCCTCACCTACGCAGCATTCCTCATTGCCTCGACAGCTGGTAAGTTCGGTTAA
- a CDS encoding glutaminase, producing the protein MRKLETLTTSELLTWIQQAKVQASQGQVAERIPSLAVANSCWFAVQMCCASGESVGVGDTACFFPFMSAIKPFSLLYLLECLGVETVFSWVGVEPSLDTFNSIEQLVADGGYPRNPMINSGAITIADKLPGNNASDRTQKFCQWLNQIAGSQLKLDEFTLASVRSAGSQTNRNLTRYLAEAGYVNNLEIALDTYEQICCLSGTVTDLAYLGKILAFASELVSSKHRQIVNALMLTCGLYEASFQYAVKIGLPMKSGISGTLVAIVPGAGAIACYSPPLDRVGNPMGAIAFVEVLSQHLQLSICI; encoded by the coding sequence TTGAGAAAACTAGAAACACTCACTACCAGCGAGTTACTAACTTGGATACAACAAGCCAAAGTCCAAGCATCTCAAGGACAAGTTGCTGAACGTATTCCTAGTTTGGCTGTAGCTAATTCCTGTTGGTTTGCTGTGCAAATGTGTTGTGCATCAGGAGAAAGTGTCGGTGTAGGCGATACGGCTTGTTTTTTTCCCTTCATGAGTGCTATTAAGCCGTTTTCACTACTGTATCTATTGGAATGTTTAGGAGTAGAAACAGTGTTTAGCTGGGTTGGGGTTGAACCTTCCCTTGATACCTTTAATTCCATAGAACAACTAGTTGCGGATGGTGGATATCCTCGTAACCCGATGATCAACAGTGGAGCAATTACCATTGCTGATAAACTACCAGGAAACAACGCTAGCGATCGCACTCAAAAATTCTGTCAATGGCTGAATCAAATTGCAGGTTCTCAACTTAAGTTAGATGAATTTACACTCGCTTCGGTACGTTCAGCTGGTTCTCAAACTAACCGAAATCTTACCCGCTATTTAGCCGAGGCTGGTTATGTAAATAACTTAGAAATAGCTCTTGACACCTATGAACAAATATGCTGTTTATCTGGGACAGTCACAGACTTAGCCTATCTAGGAAAAATTCTCGCTTTTGCAAGTGAATTAGTTTCATCAAAACATCGTCAGATTGTCAATGCTTTGATGTTAACTTGTGGGCTGTACGAAGCTTCTTTTCAATATGCTGTAAAGATCGGTCTGCCGATGAAATCAGGTATTAGTGGTACACTTGTGGCGATAGTGCCAGGTGCAGGTGCGATCGCTTGTTACAGCCCTCCATTAGATCGTGTAGGTAATCCTATGGGAGCGATCGCTTTTGTTGAAGTACTATCCCAACATTTGCAGTTGAGTATTTGTATATAA
- the psb34 gene encoding photosystem II assembly protein Psb34, protein MSLAEYPSLEQQQRYIFQGAIAILFVTLTLMTAFTVS, encoded by the coding sequence ATGTCGTTGGCAGAGTATCCCTCACTAGAACAGCAACAGCGTTATATCTTCCAGGGGGCAATAGCTATCCTGTTCGTTACCCTAACACTGATGACTGCATTTACTGTCAGCTAA
- a CDS encoding class I SAM-dependent methyltransferase, translating to MTNNYLINKKLFFDIWALSYDWLFPSVFYQAIHKRLLDYVNLPPHSNILDLGCGTGRLLDRLANQFLDMSATGLDLSPQMLRVARQNNRHHPRLIYVEGKAESLAFADSQFDAVFNTFSFLHYLQPEKVLTEVARVLKKGGYFYLVDSTVKIQTKSQVIPLTPGGVRFYNQKQREKLGHNVGLECVSHHYLFGPVLLTIFVKK from the coding sequence ATGACTAATAATTATCTCATTAACAAAAAGCTATTTTTTGATATTTGGGCGCTAAGTTACGACTGGTTATTTCCTTCAGTATTTTACCAAGCTATCCATAAACGACTACTAGATTACGTTAACTTACCACCTCATTCAAATATACTTGACCTTGGCTGTGGTACTGGACGCTTGCTTGACCGTCTAGCAAATCAGTTTCTTGATATGTCTGCTACTGGATTGGATTTATCGCCTCAGATGCTACGAGTAGCAAGACAAAACAATCGTCATCATCCTCGTCTAATATATGTTGAAGGCAAAGCCGAATCTCTTGCGTTTGCAGATAGCCAATTTGATGCCGTTTTCAATACTTTTAGTTTTTTACATTATTTACAACCTGAAAAAGTTTTGACAGAAGTTGCAAGAGTACTGAAAAAAGGTGGATACTTTTACTTAGTTGATAGTACTGTTAAAATTCAGACAAAATCTCAGGTGATACCTCTAACTCCTGGTGGAGTGAGATTTTATAACCAAAAGCAGCGTGAAAAACTTGGTCACAATGTTGGTCTGGAATGTGTCAGTCATCACTATTTATTTGGTCCAGTTTTGTTGACAATTTTCGTGAAAAAATAG
- a CDS encoding RNA-binding protein codes for MSVYVGNLSYEVTEDSLNAVFAEYGSVKRVQLPTDRETGRVRGFGFVEMGTDAEETAAIEALDGAEWMGRDLKVNKAKPKENRGSFAGGRRSYGGRNGY; via the coding sequence ATGTCAGTTTATGTAGGCAATCTTTCTTATGAAGTTACAGAAGATAGTCTGAATGCTGTTTTTGCAGAATATGGTTCTGTGAAGCGGGTTCAGCTACCTACTGACCGTGAAACAGGTCGTGTGCGCGGTTTTGGTTTTGTGGAAATGGGTACAGATGCAGAAGAAACCGCTGCAATTGAAGCACTTGATGGTGCTGAGTGGATGGGACGTGACCTTAAAGTTAATAAGGCTAAACCCAAAGAAAATAGAGGTTCATTTGCTGGTGGTCGCCGAAGCTACGGCGGACGTAACGGCTACTAA
- a CDS encoding site-specific DNA-methyltransferase: MTQEQITPQITINLTPYYTQKYGSAYLGDSQELIKSIQDNSINLILTSPPFALTRQKEYGNQSAEKYIEWFLPFAYEFKRVLADDGSFILDLGGAYLPGNPVRSIYQYELLIRLCKEVGFFLAQEFYHYNPARLPTPAEWVTIRRIRVKDSVNVVWWLSKTPHPKADNRKVLKPYSESMKQLLKNGYKAKMRPSGHDISDRFQKDNQGAIPPNLLEIANTESNSGYLRRCKAASIQPHPARFPQGFAEFFIKFLTDQGDLVLDPFAGSNTTGFVAESWQRRWISFEMSEDYIIGSRYRFEE, encoded by the coding sequence TTGACCCAAGAACAAATAACACCACAAATAACAATAAATTTAACCCCTTACTATACTCAAAAATACGGCTCAGCATATTTAGGTGATAGCCAAGAACTAATTAAATCTATTCAAGATAACAGCATAAATTTAATCTTGACTTCACCACCATTTGCACTTACCCGTCAAAAAGAATACGGCAATCAAAGTGCTGAAAAATATATCGAGTGGTTTCTACCTTTCGCCTACGAATTTAAACGGGTACTTGCAGATGATGGCTCATTTATATTGGATTTAGGCGGTGCTTACCTACCTGGTAATCCAGTACGCAGTATCTACCAATATGAATTATTAATCAGGCTTTGCAAAGAAGTCGGCTTTTTTCTTGCCCAAGAATTTTATCACTATAATCCAGCGCGATTGCCTACCCCAGCTGAGTGGGTAACAATTAGACGAATTCGTGTGAAAGATTCAGTAAATGTAGTTTGGTGGTTATCGAAAACACCTCACCCAAAAGCAGATAATAGAAAAGTTTTAAAGCCATACAGCGAGAGTATGAAGCAGTTACTTAAAAATGGTTATAAAGCGAAAATGCGTCCTAGTGGACATGATATTTCTGATCGTTTCCAAAAAGATAATCAAGGTGCAATACCACCTAACTTACTAGAAATTGCCAATACAGAATCCAACAGTGGATACCTGCGTCGCTGCAAAGCAGCAAGCATACAACCCCATCCCGCACGTTTTCCCCAAGGTTTCGCAGAGTTTTTTATCAAATTTTTAACAGATCAAGGCGATTTAGTTTTAGATCCTTTTGCAGGTTCTAATACAACGGGTTTTGTGGCAGAGAGTTGGCAGAGGCGATGGATTTCGTTTGAAATGAGTGAAGATTATATTATCGGGAGTCGTTATCGGTTTGAGGAGTAA